DNA from Ignavibacteriales bacterium:
AATCGGAATTATTAGCAAGTCTTTCCGGTCCGGCGTTTGAACAAAATCCCTACTATGAAGAATGGATTAATGAGACTGTACGCTCAGGAAATATTTTAGTTGATAGAGTTATCCTGCCGAAGAATAATGATAAATATATAGACAAAGCTGTTTTATTTAAATGGCTGATGAATGAAAATGTTCCGGTTAATCTGGTAATTATGAATAACGATGATGATATAATATTTACTTCAAAAGTTTCTGCAGATAATTTTCCTGAATATTCATTCTCCGTAAACCAGAGTGACATTGGGAAGTCCGGATTATATTATTGGCGAATAGAAGATGAAATAGAAGTACTTTATCTGGGTAAATTTTATTTTATTAAAAGGGAATAGTGAACGAATTATCGATGTTTTAAAAGTCTAGAAGTAATAGTGTCATTCCCACTAAGGTGGGAATCTACCTTTTTGCAAGTTTTTTGGATTCCCGTTTTCACGGGAATGACACTACAATTTTGACTTTTGTAAGAATCTCCTAATGGCCGCATACATAAAATTAAAATTCCATCGCATTTCCATTTAGTTTGCACCAATTAATAAAAATCCCGCCCACGATCTTGGTCTTGCTGTAACCTGATTTTTAATCAACTTAAGTTTTGCGGCTCTCAATGATACCGAATAGGATTTCCCCGAAGTCATTTGCCTGTAAAACTCAACCATTAATTCGCTAGTATGCTTATCAGAAATTTTCCACAAAGAAAAAATTATATTGGACGTTCCGGAGTACAATAGCCCACGAGTAAGCGCAATCATTCCTTCGCCTTTAAATAATTTTCCCAAGCCGCTTTCGCAGCTACTCAAAACAACAAGATCTGCATTTAAATCTAAATTATATGTTTCGCTTGCGTATAAAATTCCATCATCGGTATAATTTGAATCGATTGGCTGAGCAAATATTACTCCCGAAATATCCGGCCGCTCTTCATTCATAAAACTGTGAGAAGCAATATGAACAATTTTATAATCCTTAACGTTTAATTTGAAAGAATCCTCTTTCGCATCCGAATAGAAGTATGCGGTATTAATCTGTTCCGGCTTCTTAGCAGCAAAAAGATCTATAATAGAACTTATCTCCCACTCACTGTATTTTAATTCATCAAACGTTTTTCCGTCAATCGATAATGATCGAACAACTTCTTCTGAAAGTGCCAAAAGTTCAGTTTGATTACCACTCGAGATTGTATAACCAATTAAATCGTTTTTAGGAAACACCGGGGCAAAGCCGATAAAGTTTTTACTAAACTCATTTTCTGCATGCTTGTTTTTGCTATCATCAAACTTATCGGCATAGAGATTAGCGGAGTAATGATACGACACATCATATTTTTTAATTAAGTATTCCAGTTCACTAAAATTTTTTGTTGAGGTTTTTTGCGGTCTTGTAAACAAAGCTTCAAACGGAAGTTTAAATAAAACATCATGCGGAATAATTATTAATTCTTTCTTATTGATTATCAAGGATTCAATCGGCTTTATGAGTAATTCCGAAAGTTGATTTGAGCTATTTATATAATTAGTGTTATCTGCTTTGATAATAGACGAATAAAAAGTTTTTATCCTGTTATTAAAATCCTCCGGCTTATCAATTGCGGATATTTCAAAGTCATCGTTTCCTATTCGAGCTATATAAATTGACTTATCGCCAACAAAATAATCCAGAATCACAGAATCATCAAACAAAAGTTTTTGAATATCAGACGTTGTTTGAATTCTTGATTGATATTTAAGGTTGTAATAAACGGGGTAACTGTATTCTATTTCGCCAATTAATTTTTCGTGTTGATTTTTAAGTTCAAACACTTTGTTTTGATAGTCATATACTTTTAAGCTGTCCCGCTTACTTTTCTTTTGCAGTTCTAATTGCAGTTGAGAATCATAAAACAACAAATCTTCATTAATCTTTTTTTCTTTTTCTAAAATTTCAGTAGAGATATTTGCAAACTGCTTAGCTTTTGATTCAAGAATCCCTTGCTGCAAAACAGCCGCTTTGCTTTTTTCAATAAAATAAAAAGCTTTTTCTTTATAGATAATATTTCCAGTCAGATTATAAAGCCTTAATGAAGTTTCAACAGCCTGTTCGTAAATAGATGAAGAGTTTTCACCCAGAAAATATTTTGAGTTTTCATTCTTAAAACCCTGAATCATTTTATCGATCAAGCTGTCAGCTAAACTCATCACTGCAAGTGATTTTTTTAATGTTTCCGTTTCTTTTTCCTTGCCTTGATTTTTATACTCCGCTATTGCCAGCAGAATTTTTGATTTTATCTTAAGAGAATTAAGTAATTGAACTTCGGATTGCACAAAATTTAAATGTGGATTAACATCAACATTATCGTCATTAAAATTCAGAACAGACTCAATAATAGATTTTTGAATTGCAATTAATGCGGAATCATATTCCGATTTATTAAAGTAAGTATCAGAAATGTTTTGATAAACTTTTGAAATGTCTGTTCGCTTAGATTCGCCAAGATTCTTCCATACCATTAAAGATTTATGGTATTGTTCAATCGCTTTGTCAAAATCTTTATTGTCGTTATATATTAAACCGATGTTCATATAGCTTTGAGCTATAGAAGGATGATTTTGTTTAAATATTTCCAATCTTAGATCAAGCGCCAAAGTAAAATAGTCCAATGCTTTTTTAAGTTCTTTCTTCTTCCAATAAACCAAACCAAGATTATTATAACTTGTAGCAACAAGATCATGCTTTTCTCCAAGCACACTCTTTCTTATTTCAAGAGATTTTAAATGGTTTTCTTCAGCCCTATCATATTCAGTCATATTCTGATAACAATTACCAATATTGTTATAACTTGAAGCAGTTAGATGATGCTTCTCTCCAAAAACCTTTAATCTTATATTTAAAGATCTTTGATAAAACTCAAGTGCTTTCCCATAATCACCTCTATCAAAGTGATTGATGCCAATATTATTGTAAGAAGCGGCAGTTGAAGAATGTTCATCACCATAAATATTTTTTTTAATCTTGAGTGATTTTAAAAAATACTCCAGTGCTTTTTCTTTGTTGGATCTTTTCGAGTGGATAATGCCTATACTATTATATGTATCCGCAACATCTGAGTGGTTTTCACCAAGAAGATTTATCCTTAACTCTAATGCTTTTTGAAACATCTCCAGGGATTTGTTTAGATCTTCCGTATAGTCGTAATAAATTCCGCTTGATTGATAAATTTGTGCCGCTGTTAAGTTGTTCTCGCCTAATTTATCAACACATAATGTTAGGGCTTCTGATAAATATTTAATTGATTCATCATATTTGCCGAGAAAGCAAAGGTTGTATCCAATATAATTTTTTGCCTGAATATATTTTACCCAAAATTTATGTTCGTCATTTTGTTCTAATATACTTTTATAAATTTCAATCGCTTTTTTTAATAGAATAATTGAACTATCATACTTTGCTTTATATAATAATCCTCTTCCATCAGTATAGTATTCTAATGCTTTTGTTGTGTCAGATAATGTGTAGTTGGATTTAGGATTCATAATATCGTTTTGAGCAATAAGATTGCCCTGAATTATTACAAAGAGTAAAGCTGCAAATAAATTTATCCTATAATTCATAAAATCAAGATATCTTATTTATTAATATTATTGGAAAAATAATTGAGGGAAAATTTTTGAAGCGAAGTTAACTATTAGATAAAGAGTTGTCAACCACTCACAAAATCAATTTGTAAATGGTAACAACTCTTTTTACGATTTATGTAGAAAATTACTTTAGAAGAATCATCTTCTTAGTTTCAATAAGATTGCTTGATTGAAGTTTATAAAAATATATCCCGCTTGAAATATTTTTAGCAATAAAATTAACTTCATAAGTTCCTGCGGGTTTGTATTCATCTGCCAAAGTCACTACTTCATTTCCAAGAACATCATAAATTTTTAATGTTTGATGACCACTTACTGGTGACTGCCAGCCAATTTTCGTGCTTGGATTAAATGGGTTTGGATAATTCTGAAACAGTGCAAACTCTGTTGGTATAGGTGTTTTGTTATCATCTACAATGTTAGTTGACTCTTCAAACAATAATATTTTAAAAGCATCTGCTCTTAAAACCGGTCCAGATGAGCTTTCACCCGAATCGATTACTTTTATAGCAAGTGTGGTTTGCGCAGGCAAAAGATATCTCCCAATGTTCTTCCAGTTTCCGCTTCCTTCGTTTTGATTTAGATACATCGAGTCAATAACAACACCATTTTTGATAATTAGATATAAGGCATTATTGGCAGAATTTATGGTTGTGGGCAGAGTTTCAAAGATATCATAAAATCCATCTTTATTTAACTCAAATGTAAATGTTGCTGTTGGACCATTGGGACTCGATTGAATGTATGCATACCTACTTGAAGTACCATAGCTTTGTGTTACGCTTGTAAACCATGCGCCTGTCTCAGAATAAATACCAAGGTCATCATTATCTACTATTTTAAAATAGTTTTCCACCAAAACAGCAAGCGGTATTTTTTGGATTGGATTTATTGGATCGTTACTATTTATAACAATAGTGTCTTCAAGTGTTCCAATATTATTAGCAATAAATCTTAGTGGAACATTTAGATTCTTCATTCCGGAAATAATAATTGGAAAAGCGGAGAATGATTCAACATTGCCGCCAATGGAATATATATTGGTAACAGCTAAATCATCAATGCCAATGTTACTTAATTCAAGATCAAACAAAACAGTGTCTTCAACACTAACTTCGCCCAGATCTATAAACTGAGTATTAGCGATCAACTGTCTGTCCCGCAGATAGGCTGTAAGTTTTAATGCATCGGCTGCTATCGTCCTAATTATTTGTTGATTGTTTTTTGCTGACATTTCCACAAAATTATTTTCGCCGCTTACAAGATTTACTGTTGCAACATATAACCATATTTTAAATTCATCAGAAATGGAGAGAACGATAGTATCTTCAGCTATTCCGTTTACATATGTTTCAAAATAGACAGTATCAATGTGATTTGATATTTCAGGGAACTGAACAAACACATTATACATGCCTGTCGATTCATTTTCCAGATTCCATTTTACCTTAGCTGAATCTCTACTGTTAAGATTTGCGACTCTTGAATCAAGGTTCCATGCTGTAGATGTAGATGTTGCCCAGTTGCCATAAATTTCACTGTAACCGGTATCTCCATTATCAATAAATTTATCGTCAGATAAATATTTAATGAATGAAGTTGCTAAATTTCCCACTGTGTCCGTAACTGCCACACCAACTTTACCAATTTCGCTAAGAGGAAAAGAGGTACTTGTTCGCCAGATATTTTGTGATACATTTTCACAATTAACTTTAAAGTACCTTTCATATCGGTCTTTAATCGCTACAAACGGCTGCGACTGAAAAATTTCTTCATTTGTGTTTATTAAAAATTTTACTTCCGTTCCAGTTACTTCTTCTGTTAATTGCAAGTTTGGTATCTGTGTATCATTACTCTGCAGCCAAAGCTGGTATGCTTCAATGGCTGTGCAATATTTAAACTGCACTGCAGGATAATTAGTTGCTGATTGATGAGCTATGTTATTTACCTGCTGAATTTCTGTTAAGAAATTTTGATCGGGAAGATGCGACCAAAAACAAACTACTTGATCAGTACCTTGATTTGCTTTTTGAAATATCTGATCCATCATCTGCTGCGTTACAGAACCCATATATTTTGATCTTACATTCCATCCTTTCCCATTTCCACTTAGCTGATAATTATCAGTTGCCGGATGAAAGGGAACAAATTCTGAAGATGACAGAGACCAATTAAAGACATTATCAATCGGTTCGGTGATATCATTGCGCACAGCGGGATAATCGTTATGCAAACTATATGGCAATAAATCATTTAGATAATTTTGCCAATCATTATCCATGTAATGCCATCCGCTTCTAAATGAAACAGGAAAAACATTTTCTTCAAGTAGATATTGAGCAAGAGTAAAATCAAAATCATCTTTTGTTTCTAAAAATGTGTGTGCTTGATTCCACCAGTAATTACCATCAGCGTCATAATCTGTCCACCAGAAAGTATGATAATGTAAAGATAGCTCATCATTCCATGTTTCTATTTTATCACCAAAATATTTTTTCATTAAGTATAATGTCATTGTATTGCTAATGGGAACATTATTATTAGTTGCATATCGGAAAATATTACCCGCCATCATCCACCAGGTCATTTTTAGTTTGTCGCCATAAGAATCCACAATTTGATTCCGAAAAGCATCGCTCATCACAACAGAAGTATTACTGCTTGCCGCAGTAAATAAATCTAAATTGTAATAACAATTATATTTGGCTGTATTCATTCCATCCCAAATCGCGGTATCTGAACCGAGTACAAGATATACTTTGCCTTGTGGTAATATGAACGTGATAATTGAAATAATTATTAAGAAGGAATTTCGCATGAGTATGAGCGATTTCATAGTAACACCAATATTTGGAAAAAATGCTTTACTAATAAAGCAAATCCTGCTTTAAGAGTAAAGCGTTATTGAATTTTTAACGCTGGAGTTATTTTATCAGGATCATCTTCTTCGTTTGAATAAAATCACCGGCCTGTAATCGGTAAAAATAAATTCCGCTTGTAAGTTGAGATGCATCAAAGTTTATTTCATAACTTCCTGCAACTTTTTCTTCACTAACTAATGTTGTTACTTCTCTACCAAGAAAGTCATAAATTTTTAATTGCACAAATTGTGTACTGCTTATTGCATACTGAATCTTTGTCCCCGGGTTGAATGGGTTTGGATAATTCTGATATAAAATAAATTCCATTGGGATTTGTTTTTTTGATTCAACACTAGTTGGAAATCTTGTGAATCCGAGTTTAGATAATGTTGATGAATCTAAAGGCTCAGCATAATACAAATGTGCATTATCTGTCTCGGATTTTAAGAATTCCCATAAATCAGGATTTGATGGATAGATTGTTGAATCCCCAGTGTAAGTTGAATGATCAATTTTTAATGATTGCATCCAATCGCTTGGAATTGGAATTACTTGATGCGGAATAATTACCTTCTTATTTGTTGAATCCCATTTTGTAAGAGTAATAAATCCTGTGTCATTATATTCTTGAATAGCCTGATTAATCTGCCCCATTCCGCGATGGCAATCTGAACAAGATGTTGCATTTTTTTTAATTATGTGGGAATGCGTTGATGAAATTATATAATTAGTTTTACTATTATAACTGTGTGTAACTATAGCACCCAGTTTAACCATTCCATCTTTTTTAATTAGCAAACGATAATCCGTGAATTCATTATTAAATCTTTTCTTTCCTGTTGTTATAAAACTTTCAAAATGACAACCTGCACAACTATAAACCGAAACAGCATGACAAGCTGAACAATCAACCTTATAACGATGACGATTGTGAGAGCCATTATTACTAAGCTGTGTATGACAATTTGTACATTTTGCTTTTACTGCCCCGGAATCTTTTAGGGAAGCATAAAGAATATTTTCATCGCCATGTACTTCTTCTTTGGTATGACAAGATAAGCAAGTCATCCCCTCATTTGTGTGAACATCCATTCCAGAGTAGATTTCTCTTTCCCTTAGTTGCCTTTGATGACAGCTTAGACAAGCATCTTCAGGAACATTAAGCGTGGTTTGAAAATTATGGCAATCAAAGCAGATGGGAGTATAAATTTGCGGGGGTATAGGTTCACCATTTTGATATAAGCCCGTACTTGAGTGACACTTTTTACATGCTAAATCTTCATAAGGGACGTTTGTTATATTTTCCATCCCCCCGTTTTCTGATTTGTAAGCGGTACCAAAACCCGATCTTGTTTTGTGCAAACTATTTGAAAAATGCCATTGAGCAGCAAGCGTTGAATAGAGTGATAGAATAATTATCAGGGTTGATATGATTTTCATGATCCATCCTCATACTTATTATAAAAAGCTATAAGCTATTAAGTAACATTTAAAATAATAAATAGAATTCAATTAATGTTTTTTGATGGGCATTAGTTGGGGAATGAAAAATATTGTTGATTATAACGTAGGGCAGAATCAATCCGCCCCTGATGTTCAAGTAATTTACTTTAGGAGGAGCATCTTTTTAGT
Protein-coding regions in this window:
- a CDS encoding T9SS type A sorting domain-containing protein, which translates into the protein MGQINQAIQEYNDTGFITLTKWDSTNKKVIIPHQVIPIPSDWMQSLKIDHSTYTGDSTIYPSNPDLWEFLKSETDNAHLYYAEPLDSSTLSKLGFTRFPTSVESKKQIPMEFILYQNYPNPFNPGTKIQYAISSTQFVQLKIYDFLGREVTTLVSEEKVAGSYEINFDASQLTSGIYFYRLQAGDFIQTKKMILIK
- a CDS encoding T9SS type A sorting domain-containing protein, giving the protein MYLNQNEGSGNWKNIGRYLLPAQTTLAIKVIDSGESSSGPVLRADAFKILLFEESTNIVDDNKTPIPTEFALFQNYPNPFNPSTKIGWQSPVSGHQTLKIYDVLGNEVVTLADEYKPAGTYEVNFIAKNISSGIYFYKLQSSNLIETKKMILLK
- a CDS encoding CHAT domain-containing protein codes for the protein MNYRINLFAALLFVIIQGNLIAQNDIMNPKSNYTLSDTTKALEYYTDGRGLLYKAKYDSSIILLKKAIEIYKSILEQNDEHKFWVKYIQAKNYIGYNLCFLGKYDESIKYLSEALTLCVDKLGENNLTAAQIYQSSGIYYDYTEDLNKSLEMFQKALELRINLLGENHSDVADTYNSIGIIHSKRSNKEKALEYFLKSLKIKKNIYGDEHSSTAASYNNIGINHFDRGDYGKALEFYQRSLNIRLKVFGEKHHLTASSYNNIGNCYQNMTEYDRAEENHLKSLEIRKSVLGEKHDLVATSYNNLGLVYWKKKELKKALDYFTLALDLRLEIFKQNHPSIAQSYMNIGLIYNDNKDFDKAIEQYHKSLMVWKNLGESKRTDISKVYQNISDTYFNKSEYDSALIAIQKSIIESVLNFNDDNVDVNPHLNFVQSEVQLLNSLKIKSKILLAIAEYKNQGKEKETETLKKSLAVMSLADSLIDKMIQGFKNENSKYFLGENSSSIYEQAVETSLRLYNLTGNIIYKEKAFYFIEKSKAAVLQQGILESKAKQFANISTEILEKEKKINEDLLFYDSQLQLELQKKSKRDSLKVYDYQNKVFELKNQHEKLIGEIEYSYPVYYNLKYQSRIQTTSDIQKLLFDDSVILDYFVGDKSIYIARIGNDDFEISAIDKPEDFNNRIKTFYSSIIKADNTNYINSSNQLSELLIKPIESLIINKKELIIIPHDVLFKLPFEALFTRPQKTSTKNFSELEYLIKKYDVSYHYSANLYADKFDDSKNKHAENEFSKNFIGFAPVFPKNDLIGYTISSGNQTELLALSEEVVRSLSIDGKTFDELKYSEWEISSIIDLFAAKKPEQINTAYFYSDAKEDSFKLNVKDYKIVHIASHSFMNEERPDISGVIFAQPIDSNYTDDGILYASETYNLDLNADLVVLSSCESGLGKLFKGEGMIALTRGLLYSGTSNIIFSLWKISDKHTSELMVEFYRQMTSGKSYSVSLRAAKLKLIKNQVTARPRSWAGFLLIGAN